The sequence below is a genomic window from Candidatus Cloacimonadota bacterium.
CACCTGGATCACCTTCGTCTGCATTACAAACCAGAATCGGATTTTCATTTTTTTTAACTGCTGCTTTGACAGCGCTTTCCCATTTGATTCCAGTAGGAAATCCTCCACCTCCACGACCTCGAATTGCTGATCTTTTTACTTCATCGATAACATCTTCAGGAGTCATTTTTAAAACTTTGTCCAAAGATTTGTAACCATCTTTTGCGATGTAATCATCTATATTTGTCGAATCAATGATTCCACAATTTCGGGAAGCAATTTTCAACTGTTTAATAAAAAAAGTGTCATCTTTGGTTTTGATCTTTTCCGTTTTCACCAGCCATTCTTTTATTGGACTGTCTTCTTCGGAATGATGTTTGATTATCTCTTTTGCAGTTTCTTCTGTAACATTTCCATAAAGCCAATTCCCGGAATCTGTGAAAACTTCGACCAATGGTTCATTATAACACATTCCGATGCAACCGGTTTCATGAATATTTATTTGAAGTTTTTTATCCTGAACTTCTTTATTGATTACTTCTTTTATCCTTCCAGCACCAGCAGCCAAACCACAGGAAGCAAGACCAATAGTTATTTTTTTCATAAAGCTACCTCGTCATATTTTTTCAAAACCGTTTTGATCTTATCGGAAGTGAAATCACCGTAAATATCGTCGTTGATCATCACAACCGGTGCTAAACTACAGCAACCCAAACATCGAACTTCTTCCAATGTGAACTTACCGTCTTGTGTGGTCTCTCCGATTTCAATATTTAATTCTCGTTTGAAAGCATCGATTATGAGTGGAGCACCTTTTACATGACAGGCAGTTCCGGTGCAAACCTGGATTTCGTATTTCCCGCGGGGAGTTAAACTGAATGATTTATAAAAAGTTGCAATATGATACAAATGAGCGAGAGGAACTTTAGTTTGTAGCGTTATTGTTTCCAAAGCTTCTTCGGGAATATATTTGAATTCATCCTGAATGTCCTGCATCATTTCGATCACAAAATCAGGATCTGAATTCCATTTCTTAATTATTTGATCTACTTTTTCCATTCTATACCCCTTCTCCTGAACAAGATTGTCTTTGTTGGATATTCCATTTCGGTCTCATATTCGGTGTTTTAACGATAATTGCCTTGATTTTCTTATTTCGGAAAACAGAACCTATTCCTCCTCGACCGGCTTGTTTGATTCTGGTTCCCTGTCTTCTCCAATCCCACCAGGA
It includes:
- the nuoE gene encoding NADH-quinone oxidoreductase subunit NuoE produces the protein MEKVDQIIKKWNSDPDFVIEMMQDIQDEFKYIPEEALETITLQTKVPLAHLYHIATFYKSFSLTPRGKYEIQVCTGTACHVKGAPLIIDAFKRELNIEIGETTQDGKFTLEEVRCLGCCSLAPVVMINDDIYGDFTSDKIKTVLKKYDEVAL